The window ACGGCCGGATTGAACTGCTCGAGATGGCCGACTTGGATAAATGCTCCCGTTTCTTTCGCAAGCGCAATGAGTTCGTCCGCTTCTTCGAGCGTTCGAGTAATGGGCTTTTCGATGAGTACGTCTTTGCCGCGCAAGAGAAAATCACGGGCCACCCTGTGGTGCTCTATCGTGGGAACGGCAATGCTCACTGCATCGACCCTGTCCAGGAGGTCCCTGTAATCGGTGCACGCGACGGCGCCATACTTTTGGGAGGGGGGGCCGCACCTCTCTTCGGATATGTCGGACAGGCCCACCAGTTCCACATCCGGCATGGCCGCGTATTTTTCAGCATGATATTTGCCCAGATAGCCGACACCCACCACGCCCACTTTGAGAGGGTGGTCGCCATGCTTTTTCCCGTTTTTGTTTCGCTCCAAATCGTCCTCTATATGTCGCTCAATATGTCCGGCGGACATTCGCAGCCCAATATACAGATGTTTCGACTGTCGGCTTCTCGCACCATACGTTCTCGCTCGAAGATGAGCGTTTTTCCTGCTTCCACGGCGAGAACGGAACAGCCCGCGTCGGCCATGGCCGTTATGGTTCCAACACCCACGGAAGGGACGTCGAAGCGGAGATCCTGTCCGGGCTTTGCGACTTTGATCACAACCGCGTTGCGTCGCGCGAGTACGCCCGCTCTCTGGATCATGGCATCCGTTCCTTCCATAGCTTCCACAGCGACCACCGCTCCGTCTCGCACCACGATGGCCTGTCCAATGTCCAGTTCCCCGATCCGTTTGGCGATGCGCAGGCCGGCATCCACGTCTAATTGTTCCTGTTTGGACGGTTTTCTGCGGGTATAGCATCCGGGATTGGCAAACAGGTGCGGCACGTACAAGGTGGATTCCCGAATCTGAATTCCCTCTTCCTCAAATTCTCTGGCCAGGGCCCTCAACATGCTGTCGTCGTGCCGGTGCTTCAACTTGAACCAAAACGCGGCCCCACGAAAATCCGGCCATACGCGGGTAAACATCTTGCTTTTCGTGACTCCACCGCACATGACCGCTTCCGCGACCCCGGCGTTCTTGAACGTCCTTATGGTTTTACCCAACTGACCCAGCTTAACCCATGTGACGCGATCGGCGACCTCCTCGATTTCCGGCAGCGTTTCGCCTTCATGCGCCACGGCCACCACGCACCGTCCCTGCTGTTGAGCCGATTGGGCGAACATGATGGGAAACTGACCATTTCCGGCGATCAATCCGATGGGTTTCCCGGCCACTACCTCGTTATTCCTCTCTCGGAAGTATTCAGGAAGTCCAGCAAACGTTCAATCTCCGGTATGCCTCCCAGCTCTTCTCTCACCTTGTCCATGGCTTCCGCAAGCTTCAACCCGGACCGAAAGAGGATGCGATACGCTTTCTTGAGCGCCTGAACGATTTCGTCCGAAAATCCTCTCC is drawn from Deltaproteobacteria bacterium and contains these coding sequences:
- the lpxI gene encoding UDP-2,3-diacylglucosamine diphosphatase LpxI (LpxI, functionally equivalent to LpxH, replaces it in LPS biosynthesis in a minority of bacteria.); amino-acid sequence: MAGKPIGLIAGNGQFPIMFAQSAQQQGRCVVAVAHEGETLPEIEEVADRVTWVKLGQLGKTIRTFKNAGVAEAVMCGGVTKSKMFTRVWPDFRGAAFWFKLKHRHDDSMLRALAREFEEEGIQIRESTLYVPHLFANPGCYTRRKPSKQEQLDVDAGLRIAKRIGELDIGQAIVVRDGAVVAVEAMEGTDAMIQRAGVLARRNAVVIKVAKPGQDLRFDVPSVGVGTITAMADAGCSVLAVEAGKTLIFERERMVREADSRNICILGCECPPDILSDI